The Prevotella sp. E9-3 genome has a window encoding:
- the murC gene encoding UDP-N-acetylmuramate--L-alanine ligase, with protein MEIKDIKSVYFIGAGGIGMSAIARYFINCGLVVAGYDKTPSELTRRLEKEGMLIHYKEDVNEIPFACKQKDSCLVIYTPAIPDNHAELTYFRENAFEIQKRAQVLGTLTRHMKGLCVAGTHGKTTTSTMCAHIMHQSHLDCNAFLGGISKNYGTNYILSQSDYVVIEADEFDRSFHWLSPWMTVITSTDPDHLDIYGTKEAYLDSFRHYSELILPGGALIIHRNLEMKENIQDGVKRYDYSLNEGDFHAENIRIENGTITFDFISPIENIKNIELGQPIPINIENGIAAMAMAQLAGCNADELRYGMKTFGGVDRRFDFKIKSDKLVFLSDYAHHPKEIYQSAKSIRELYKDRHITAIFQPHLYTRTRDFYLDFADALSQLDEVILTDIYPAREEPIEGVSSQLIYDNLKPGVKKQLINKDQVLDLVKERSFDVLIVLGAGDLDNMVPQMAKILNEK; from the coding sequence ATGGAAATAAAAGATATTAAATCAGTCTATTTCATTGGTGCCGGTGGTATTGGCATGAGTGCCATCGCCCGTTATTTCATCAATTGCGGTCTGGTCGTTGCCGGCTATGACAAAACACCCAGTGAGCTGACTCGACGACTGGAGAAGGAAGGCATGCTTATTCACTATAAAGAAGATGTGAATGAAATACCTTTTGCCTGCAAACAAAAAGATTCCTGTTTGGTAATTTATACCCCTGCTATTCCTGATAATCATGCAGAACTGACCTACTTCCGCGAGAACGCTTTTGAAATTCAAAAACGAGCTCAGGTATTAGGCACGCTGACCCGCCACATGAAAGGTCTTTGCGTGGCAGGCACTCATGGAAAGACCACCACATCGACCATGTGTGCTCACATTATGCATCAGAGTCATCTGGACTGCAACGCATTCCTTGGCGGCATCTCCAAAAACTATGGCACGAACTATATCTTGAGCCAATCGGACTATGTCGTTATTGAAGCCGATGAGTTTGACCGTTCTTTCCATTGGCTCTCACCTTGGATGACAGTGATCACTTCAACAGACCCTGACCACTTAGACATCTATGGAACAAAGGAAGCCTATTTGGATAGTTTCCGTCACTACTCAGAACTCATTCTTCCTGGCGGTGCACTCATTATCCATCGCAATCTGGAGATGAAAGAGAACATACAGGATGGAGTGAAGCGTTACGACTATAGCCTCAACGAAGGCGACTTCCATGCTGAGAACATCCGCATAGAAAATGGTACCATCACCTTTGATTTCATCTCGCCCATCGAAAATATTAAGAATATTGAGCTGGGCCAGCCTATTCCCATTAACATTGAGAATGGTATTGCAGCAATGGCGATGGCACAACTGGCTGGTTGTAATGCCGATGAACTCCGCTATGGAATGAAGACTTTTGGCGGTGTTGACCGTCGATTTGACTTTAAGATCAAGTCCGACAAGTTAGTTTTCCTAAGCGATTACGCCCATCATCCAAAAGAAATCTATCAGAGTGCCAAGAGCATCCGCGAACTGTACAAGGACCGTCATATTACAGCTATTTTCCAACCTCACCTCTACACTCGCACTCGTGATTTCTATCTTGACTTTGCTGATGCGCTCAGCCAACTTGACGAAGTGATCCTGACCGATATCTATCCTGCACGCGAAGAACCTATAGAGGGAGTCAGCTCACAACTTATCTACGACAACCTGAAGCCCGGCGTAAAGAAGCAGCTCATCAACAAAGACCAAGTTCTTGACTTAGTGAAAGAACGCTCTTTTGATGTACTCATCGTATTGGGTGCAGGCGATTTAGACAATATGGTGCCACAAATGGCAAAGATTCTGAACGAGAAATAA
- the murG gene encoding undecaprenyldiphospho-muramoylpentapeptide beta-N-acetylglucosaminyltransferase has protein sequence MEELRVIISGGGTGGHIFPAVSIANAIKALRPDAKILFVGAEGRMEMQRVPAAGYDIKGLPIRGLLRPLWKPANIGVAIDYLRSKWLARKILREFRPQVAVGVGGYASSATLGAAYDMHIPCLVQEQNSYAGLTNKRLAHKAEKFCVAYEGMERFFPAEKIMLTGNPVRQALLESKITREEAVATFGLDPEKKTILLVGGSLGARTINESVLQHLKEISESGLQFIWQTGKYYSNQIAEELKAKGCPKNLIVTDFISDMAAAYKAADLVISRAGASSISEFCLIGKPVILVPSPNVAEDHQTKNAMALVNRDAALYVKDSEAPEKLISLAINTVRDSFKLELLSKNVLRMALPNSAEVIAKEVLKLAQAH, from the coding sequence ATGGAAGAACTAAGAGTCATCATCAGCGGAGGCGGTACCGGAGGTCATATCTTCCCAGCCGTATCAATAGCAAACGCTATTAAAGCACTACGCCCCGATGCAAAGATACTGTTTGTCGGTGCAGAAGGTCGCATGGAAATGCAGCGTGTCCCTGCTGCAGGCTATGACATAAAAGGTCTGCCCATACGCGGTCTGCTCCGCCCATTGTGGAAACCGGCCAATATCGGTGTGGCCATCGACTATTTACGCAGTAAATGGCTGGCAAGAAAGATTTTGCGCGAGTTCCGCCCTCAGGTAGCTGTAGGAGTTGGCGGTTATGCCAGCAGTGCAACTTTAGGGGCTGCTTACGACATGCACATTCCTTGTCTTGTGCAAGAGCAGAACAGTTATGCTGGACTAACCAATAAGCGTCTAGCTCATAAAGCAGAGAAATTCTGCGTGGCCTATGAAGGAATGGAACGTTTCTTCCCTGCTGAGAAAATTATGCTGACGGGAAATCCTGTACGTCAGGCACTGCTCGAATCAAAGATTACCCGAGAAGAAGCTGTAGCTACATTCGGACTTGATCCGGAGAAAAAGACAATTCTCTTGGTGGGAGGAAGCTTAGGAGCACGTACCATCAACGAGAGTGTTTTGCAACATCTGAAAGAAATCAGCGAATCCGGTTTACAGTTTATCTGGCAAACGGGAAAGTACTATAGCAACCAAATTGCTGAAGAACTGAAAGCAAAAGGGTGTCCTAAGAATCTCATCGTAACAGACTTCATCTCAGACATGGCTGCTGCTTATAAAGCTGCCGACTTAGTCATCAGTCGCGCCGGTGCCAGCAGTATCTCAGAGTTCTGTCTCATTGGTAAGCCTGTTATCCTTGTACCAAGTCCGAACGTGGCAGAGGATCATCAAACAAAGAATGCGATGGCTTTGGTGAACCGCGATGCAGCACTATATGTGAAGGACAGCGAAGCACCCGAGAAACTGATCAGCTTGGCTATCAACACCGTAAGAGATTCGTTCAAACTGGAACTGTTGAGCAAGAATGTTCTTAGAATGGCATTACCCAACTCAGCAGAAGTTATTGCAAAAGAAGTATTAAAACTTGCCCAAGCCCACTAA
- a CDS encoding FtsW/RodA/SpoVE family cell cycle protein, whose amino-acid sequence MNKKIGNLFKGDKGIWMVFLFLCLISVVEVFSASSTLTYKSQNYLSPLIYHSGMILFGLFVVIVTLNIPCRYFKIVTPLMLFISFATLLWVLIGGESINGANRVIKLAGFTFQPSEIAKGTMVLATAQILSAMQRPDGKGADEKAMKYVMFIVLPAVFLIGIENLSTAALLSMVIFLMMFLGRVPIMQLGKLMGAGVIVIGVFLTLVLTLGTIEQVEDEKNPPTEQAAAQGKMDEIKGGGIFHRFATWRNRILNHSGGEDVPADKYDIDKNFQVGHANIAIASSGIIGKGPGNSTERDFLPQAFSDFIYAIIIEEMGIIGAVAVVLLYVILLFRTARIARRCENNFPAFLVMGLALMLVIQATINMMVAVELMPVTGQPLPLISKGGTSTIINCAYIGVILSVSRSAKRVDTATANNNEE is encoded by the coding sequence ATGAACAAAAAAATAGGCAATCTATTCAAAGGCGATAAAGGCATCTGGATGGTGTTTCTGTTTCTTTGTCTGATCAGTGTAGTAGAAGTATTCTCAGCCTCCAGCACACTGACTTACAAATCGCAGAATTACCTCAGTCCGCTCATCTACCACTCAGGAATGATTCTGTTCGGACTATTCGTTGTCATCGTCACCCTCAACATCCCCTGCCGCTACTTCAAAATAGTAACGCCGCTCATGCTGTTCATATCTTTTGCCACCCTACTCTGGGTACTAATAGGCGGAGAGAGCATCAACGGCGCCAACCGAGTTATCAAATTGGCGGGATTTACTTTCCAACCCTCTGAGATTGCCAAAGGAACGATGGTATTGGCCACAGCTCAGATACTGAGTGCCATGCAACGCCCTGACGGAAAAGGTGCTGATGAGAAAGCCATGAAATACGTGATGTTTATCGTATTACCGGCCGTATTCCTGATTGGCATAGAAAACCTTTCTACTGCAGCTTTACTTTCGATGGTTATCTTTTTAATGATGTTCCTTGGACGTGTGCCCATCATGCAGTTGGGCAAGCTGATGGGAGCAGGCGTGATTGTAATCGGAGTATTCCTCACGCTGGTTCTTACGTTAGGCACCATCGAACAAGTTGAAGACGAAAAAAATCCGCCCACCGAACAGGCAGCAGCACAAGGTAAAATGGACGAAATCAAGGGCGGAGGTATTTTCCACCGCTTTGCCACATGGCGCAACCGTATTCTAAATCATTCTGGTGGTGAAGATGTTCCTGCCGACAAATACGATATTGACAAGAACTTCCAGGTAGGCCATGCCAACATAGCTATTGCCTCATCAGGAATTATTGGCAAAGGACCTGGCAACTCTACCGAGCGCGACTTTCTGCCACAGGCATTCAGCGATTTCATCTATGCCATCATCATTGAGGAAATGGGCATTATCGGAGCAGTAGCAGTAGTTCTACTCTATGTCATACTACTGTTCAGAACAGCACGTATAGCCCGACGCTGCGAGAACAACTTCCCTGCATTCCTTGTGATGGGACTTGCCTTGATGCTTGTTATTCAGGCAACAATCAACATGATGGTGGCAGTCGAACTGATGCCAGTAACAGGTCAGCCATTGCCCCTCATCTCAAAAGGCGGTACATCTACCATCATCAATTGCGCATATATTGGTGTCATCCTCAGCGTCAGCCGCTCGGCTAAACGTGTTGACACAGCCACGGCTAATAATAATGAAGAATAA
- the murD gene encoding UDP-N-acetylmuramoyl-L-alanine--D-glutamate ligase, which yields MKKIVILGAGESGAGAAVLAKKEGFDVFVSDMSKIASRYKEMLDQHQIAWEEGQHTEEKILVADEIIKSPGIPDTAPMVQKAIAKGIHIISEIEFAGRYTHSKMICITGSNGKTTTTSLIYHIFKEAGYDCGLAGNIGHSLALQVAEDPHEYYIIELSSFQLDNMYDFRANIAILLNITPDHLDRYNFEMQNYVDAKMRILQNQTKDDAFIFWNDDPIIKKELEKYDIQSIKYPFSELREKGSIGYIEKGQYVIEQPEPFNMEQEQLSLTGRHNIYNSLAAGIAGDIAGIKKEIIRKSLSDFPGVEHRLEKVTTVRGVNYVNDSKATNVDACWYALDSMKTKVVLIVGGKDKGNDYEPIKPLIKEKCSAIVYLGADNKKLHDNFDQLGIPVRDTHSMKECVEACYELAQPGETVLLSPCCASFDLFKNMEDRGEQFKELVRNL from the coding sequence ATGAAAAAGATTGTCATTTTAGGAGCCGGTGAAAGCGGTGCAGGAGCTGCCGTACTGGCAAAGAAAGAGGGATTTGACGTGTTTGTATCAGACATGTCAAAGATTGCTTCACGCTACAAGGAGATGCTCGACCAGCATCAGATAGCATGGGAAGAGGGTCAGCATACGGAAGAAAAGATCCTGGTAGCCGATGAAATCATTAAGAGTCCTGGTATTCCCGATACTGCTCCGATGGTTCAGAAAGCCATCGCTAAGGGTATTCACATCATCAGTGAAATAGAATTTGCCGGTCGATACACTCACTCAAAGATGATTTGTATCACTGGTTCAAACGGAAAGACAACAACCACAAGTCTTATTTATCATATATTCAAAGAGGCTGGCTACGACTGCGGACTGGCTGGAAACATCGGCCATTCACTCGCTTTGCAGGTGGCTGAAGATCCACATGAGTACTATATCATTGAGTTGAGCTCGTTCCAACTGGACAATATGTACGACTTCCGTGCCAACATTGCCATTCTGCTGAACATCACTCCCGACCACCTGGACCGTTACAATTTCGAGATGCAGAACTATGTGGATGCAAAGATGCGCATTCTGCAGAATCAGACAAAGGATGATGCATTCATTTTCTGGAACGATGATCCCATCATCAAGAAAGAGTTGGAGAAATATGATATTCAATCTATCAAATATCCTTTCTCAGAACTGCGCGAAAAGGGAAGTATCGGTTATATTGAAAAAGGACAATACGTTATTGAGCAGCCCGAGCCATTCAACATGGAGCAAGAGCAACTGAGTCTGACCGGGCGTCATAACATCTACAACTCACTTGCAGCTGGTATCGCAGGTGATATTGCCGGTATCAAAAAAGAGATTATCCGCAAGTCGTTGAGCGATTTCCCTGGCGTGGAACACAGATTAGAGAAAGTGACTACCGTTCGTGGCGTAAACTACGTAAACGATTCTAAGGCAACGAATGTAGATGCTTGCTGGTATGCACTCGACTCCATGAAAACAAAAGTGGTACTCATTGTGGGCGGTAAGGACAAAGGTAATGACTACGAGCCCATCAAGCCACTCATCAAGGAGAAATGCTCTGCAATTGTGTATTTAGGTGCCGACAACAAGAAACTGCATGACAATTTCGACCAGTTGGGCATTCCCGTTCGTGACACCCATTCAATGAAAGAGTGCGTTGAAGCCTGTTACGAGTTGGCTCAACCGGGAGAAACAGTATTACTATCACCCTGCTGTGCATCGTTCGACCTCTTCAAAAACATGGAAGATCGTGGTGAACAGTTCAAAGAGTTGGTAAGAAACCTCTGA
- a CDS encoding phospho-N-acetylmuramoyl-pentapeptide-transferase, producing MLYYIFRLLEQFDIPGSHMWSYISFRSLLALILSLLISAWFGEYFIKWMKRRKIFETERDPAIDPFGVEKKGVPTMGGIIIIVSLLVPILLFGRLRNIYLLLMIVTTVWLGFLGFLDDYIKIFRQDKEGLKGKYKIVGQVSIGFIVGLTLWLSPDVVVRENINVVQNNQEVVVKHKKDAVKSLHTTIPFIKNHNLNYSEVMSFCGKYKVAAGWVLFVIMTILVVTAVSNGANLNDGMDGMCAGNSAIIGVALGILAYVSSHIGYASYFDIMYIPHTEELVVFLCAFVGAMIGFLWYNAYPAQIFMGDTGSLTIGGIIGVCAVIIHKELLLPILCGIFFVESLSVIIQTQWFKIQKRKGRRVRVFRATPIHDNFRKLDSQLDQTSSYILKGWPHRPFHESKITIRFWITTIILAAITIITLKMR from the coding sequence ATGTTATACTATATCTTCAGACTCTTAGAGCAATTTGACATCCCGGGCTCTCACATGTGGAGCTACATCTCGTTCCGTTCGCTGTTAGCCCTCATCCTGTCACTGCTTATCTCGGCTTGGTTTGGCGAGTATTTCATCAAATGGATGAAACGTCGCAAGATTTTTGAAACCGAGCGTGACCCTGCTATCGACCCATTCGGAGTAGAGAAGAAAGGTGTACCCACTATGGGTGGCATCATCATCATAGTATCTCTTTTGGTTCCCATCCTATTATTTGGCCGTCTGCGCAACATCTATCTCTTACTGATGATTGTGACTACAGTATGGCTGGGATTCTTAGGATTCCTCGACGACTATATTAAAATTTTCCGTCAGGACAAGGAAGGACTGAAAGGAAAATACAAGATTGTAGGACAGGTAAGTATCGGCTTCATCGTTGGCCTCACACTATGGCTGAGCCCTGATGTAGTGGTTCGCGAAAACATAAACGTGGTACAGAACAATCAGGAGGTGGTAGTGAAGCATAAGAAAGATGCGGTAAAATCGCTTCATACCACAATTCCTTTCATTAAGAATCACAACTTGAACTATTCCGAAGTCATGTCGTTCTGTGGAAAATACAAGGTGGCTGCCGGATGGGTTCTCTTTGTGATAATGACCATCCTCGTAGTGACTGCCGTGTCGAACGGTGCAAACCTGAATGATGGAATGGATGGTATGTGTGCCGGCAACTCAGCGATAATAGGTGTAGCCTTAGGCATACTGGCCTATGTTTCCTCACATATAGGTTATGCCAGTTATTTTGACATCATGTATATTCCACACACAGAGGAGCTCGTTGTATTCCTTTGTGCATTTGTTGGAGCCATGATCGGTTTCCTATGGTACAATGCTTACCCTGCACAGATATTCATGGGCGACACCGGTTCGCTGACCATCGGCGGAATCATCGGTGTATGTGCAGTCATCATTCACAAGGAACTGCTTCTTCCCATTCTCTGCGGAATATTCTTTGTTGAGAGCCTGAGTGTTATCATCCAGACACAATGGTTCAAGATACAGAAAAGAAAAGGACGCCGCGTACGTGTATTCCGCGCAACTCCTATTCACGATAATTTCCGCAAACTGGATTCACAACTTGACCAGACATCAAGCTATATTCTGAAAGGATGGCCTCACCGCCCATTCCATGAATCGAAAATCACAATCCGTTTCTGGATTACAACCATTATATTAGCAGCAATAACTATCATAACACTGAAGATGCGATGA
- a CDS encoding UDP-N-acetylmuramoyl-L-alanyl-D-glutamate--2,6-diaminopimelate ligase, with protein sequence MRLSELLQSIKTLNVIGNTDIDITDVNIDSRRIAAGHLFVAIKGTVTDGHKYIDKAIELGAAAILCEDLPQNAKDQKNVTFVQVDSTEDNVGKVATTFFGKPSEKLKLVGVTGTNGKTTIATLLYNMFRKMGHKCGLLSTVCNYVDGEAIPADHTTPDPIELNRLLSRMVEAGCEYAFMECSSHAIAQKRIGGLKFAGGLFTNLTRDHLDYHKTVENYRDAKKAFFDMLPKDAFAITNADDKNGMYMVQNSKATVKTYSIRSMADFRARIVECHFEGMYLEIDGHEVGVQFIGKFNVSNLLAVYGAAVMLGKQPEDILVVMSTLKSVAGRLEPIRSEEGVTAIVDYAHTPDALDNVLKAIHEVLEGKEGKVITVCGAGGNRDKGKRPLMAQEAVKQSDRVIITSDNPRFEEPQDIINDMLAGLDQKQMKKVISIVDRKEAIKTACMLAQKGDVILIAGKGHEDYQEIKGVKHHFDDREVVRELFK encoded by the coding sequence ATGAGACTGAGCGAACTACTACAGAGCATCAAAACGCTGAACGTCATCGGCAACACAGACATCGATATTACTGATGTTAATATCGATTCAAGGCGCATTGCTGCCGGCCATTTGTTTGTGGCCATCAAAGGAACTGTGACCGATGGACACAAATATATAGACAAGGCTATCGAATTAGGAGCTGCTGCCATTCTGTGTGAAGACCTTCCTCAGAATGCAAAAGACCAAAAGAATGTAACCTTCGTTCAGGTTGACTCTACAGAAGACAATGTGGGAAAAGTAGCCACCACTTTCTTCGGAAAGCCTTCAGAGAAACTGAAGCTGGTAGGTGTTACTGGCACCAACGGAAAGACAACCATCGCCACCTTATTATATAATATGTTCCGTAAGATGGGCCACAAATGTGGCCTACTCTCTACGGTATGCAACTATGTTGACGGTGAGGCCATCCCTGCCGACCACACCACTCCCGACCCAATTGAGCTGAACAGACTGCTCAGCCGAATGGTGGAAGCAGGATGCGAATACGCATTCATGGAGTGCTCAAGTCATGCCATTGCTCAAAAGCGCATCGGCGGACTGAAATTTGCAGGTGGGCTGTTCACCAATCTCACACGCGATCATCTTGACTATCACAAAACGGTAGAGAACTACCGCGATGCAAAGAAGGCTTTCTTCGACATGCTTCCAAAAGATGCATTTGCCATCACCAATGCCGACGACAAAAACGGCATGTACATGGTACAAAACAGCAAAGCTACTGTAAAGACCTATTCCATCCGTTCAATGGCCGATTTCAGGGCTCGCATCGTGGAATGCCATTTCGAAGGTATGTATTTGGAAATTGATGGTCACGAGGTGGGTGTACAGTTCATTGGAAAGTTCAATGTGAGCAACTTGTTGGCTGTTTACGGTGCTGCCGTCATGTTGGGCAAACAACCAGAGGACATACTGGTAGTGATGAGTACGCTGAAGAGTGTGGCTGGCCGACTCGAGCCTATCCGTTCAGAGGAGGGTGTAACAGCGATTGTTGACTATGCCCATACACCAGATGCTTTGGACAATGTGCTGAAAGCCATCCACGAAGTGCTGGAAGGAAAAGAAGGAAAGGTGATCACCGTATGTGGTGCTGGAGGCAATCGCGATAAAGGAAAACGCCCATTGATGGCTCAGGAGGCTGTAAAACAGAGTGACCGTGTAATCATCACCAGCGACAATCCTCGCTTTGAAGAGCCACAAGACATCATCAACGATATGCTGGCCGGTTTGGATCAGAAACAGATGAAGAAAGTAATCAGCATCGTTGACCGTAAGGAAGCTATCAAAACGGCCTGCATGCTGGCTCAGAAAGGTGATGTAATCCTTATTGCCGGAAAAGGTCATGAGGACTATCAGGAAATAAAAGGTGTGAAACACCATTTCGACGACCGCGAAGTAGTAAGAGAATTGTTTAAATAA